A window of Stutzerimonas stutzeri genomic DNA:
GGTTTACGAGTCGCTCAAGGGCGGCGTGGTGCAGGGTGCGGAAAACCCGTGGTCGAACATCCTCAGCCAGAACATGCACAGCGTTCAGCCGTACATCACTGAGAGCAACCACGGTGTGCTCGACTACATGCTGATCACCAACAACGAGTTCTGGCTGAGCATGCCCTTCGCCGTGCGCTCCGAGCTGGAGGGGATCATTCTCGAGGTAACCCAGGCGGTGAATCGCGAGGCCGCGGCAGTGAATCGGCGCGACCGCGATCGCATCCTCGCCAGCGGTAGCAGCCAGTTGATCACCCTGACGCCGGAAGAGCGCCAGGCCTGGCGCGAGCAGATGTTGCCGGTGTGGAAAACCTACGAAGCGGAAATCGGCGCTGACCTGATTCGCGCTGCCATGACCGTCAATCGTCGTCGCTGAGGCGACGCTGAATCTCGCCGGCCATGCAGGCCGGCGAGCTGTGGCGCTCAAGCCGCTCCCCTTCCTGTTCCAGCCATTCGGCCAGTACCTGCGCATTGTTCTGCTGTTCGTCGCGCGCGGCGTATACCAGCGTCAAAGTGCCCCGTTCGGCAATCTCGAGCAGTGACCACCAATTCTCAGGATGCGCCGCCAGCTCGCCGCGGTAACGCCGGCTGAATTCCTCGAACTGCATCGTGCCGACCTTGAACGCTTTACGTAGCTCGGCCGAAGGTGCGACGTCCGCTAGCCAGGCGTCCAGTGCCAGGCTGTCCTTGCGTTTGCCGCGCGGCCAGAGTCTGTCGATCAGCACACGGTAGCCGTCTTCAGGCGATGGCGCCTGATAGGCGCGTTTGCATCGAATCATGGGGTCGTCGGTCCGTTGTTTTCGTTTCGCCTGAAGCGTAGACGCAATACAGCACAGTGAGAGGTTAAAAGTACTCTCGTATAGGTCATAAAGACCTTTTGTGTATGGGTTCTTATTACCTTGTCCGCCATATCACTTTGATTTTATTGATAGAAAAAGCGGCACGTTTCCTGAAGCTGTTCTTTTCGTGACACCCATTCCCGAAAGGAGCACGAAATGAAATACACGACGGTTCTGGTGGCAGCGACGGTGATTCTGGCAAGCAGCCTAGTCAGTGCGGACGAGGTTCTGGAAGTGCATGCCGATCGCGCGGTCGGTGGCGGTTTCGGCGGGCTCAGCGGCTTTATGCTCGGCGCTGCGGCAGGCGGCCCTGTCGGCGCGCTGGTCGGTGGCGGTGTCGGTTATTTGATGGGGCAGGGCGCGCAACAGGCTGCCGGGATGGAGCAGACTCTGTATGTGGTCAAGCGCGAGGATGGCAGTGTCGCGCGCATTCGTACATCCGACGGCGGCTTCCTGCAGGGCCAGCAGATCGAGCGCGATGGCGGGCGGGTCACTGCGTCAGCCAAATGATGTCGTACGGCTGGTCGGGTAGTTGATCGATGGGGGATGATCGCGGCTGACCGTCACTAGGAGGCACTGATGAGTTATTCCGTTCTGCATGTGGTGCATTTGCTGGCCGCGATCTTCTTCATCGGCACGCTGTTCTTCGAGGTGATGATCCTCGGTCGTGTCCGTCAGCAGATCGGCGAGCAGACCATGCCCCTGGTCGAGCGCGCCGTCGGTGCCCGTTCGCGGGTGGTCCTGCACTGGGTCGTGCTGTTCGTCTACGGTGCCGGTATCGGCCTGGGCTGGTACCACCGGCAGGCGCTGGCCGCCCCGTTTGCCAGCAGCTTCGCCACGCTGCTGTCGCTGAAGGTTCTGCTGGCGATCGGCGTGTTTCTCACCTTCGGTCTGGTGGCGATCCTGCTGCGCAAAGGGCGCATGACGCCGGTGCGCTACCGGGCCATTCATTGGGCGATCCTGCTGCAGATGATCGGCATCGTGTTGCTGGCCAAGGGCATGTTCTACCTGCACTGGTAGCCCGGCGCTGCGAGCTCCGTATGCAAGTGGCTGCTGGCCTGGCCTGTCGGTGGCGAACCAGCCTGCGCCTGCCCTAGCAGGTCCGCCGCGCAAGGTGATGATTCTGGTCAAGTAAGGTGGCGCTTATCGTGGCGCTGATGGAGCTCGATTCAGCCGCTGCAGGCTCGTTGCTTTAACGGCAGTGGGAGCTATGGTGGCTGCATCGTTTACCGGACCAGCAGAGGTTGCCCCATGGATTTCGCCTACAGCCCACGCGTCGAGGCGCTGCGCCAGCAGCTGCGCGGCTTCATGGATGAGCACATCGTGCCGCGCATCGGTGCCTGGCATTCGGAGGTGGCGGCCGGTCAGTATCCGGTGTCGTTCATGGACGATCTCAAGGCGCTGGCGCGTTCGGAAGGGCTATGGAACCTGTTTTTGCCGTCGCTTCGCGACGATGAGCCGGGTATGGGCCTGAGCAATCTCGAGTACGCGCCGCTGGCCGAGATCATGGGCCGCGTGCACTGGGCCTCAGAGGTGTTCAACTGCAACGCGCCGGACACCGGCAACATGGAGCTGCTGCACATGTTCGCCTCAGCCGAGCAGCGCGAGCGCTGGCTCAAGCCGCTGCTTGATGGGGCGATCCGTTCGGCCTTTGCCATGACCGAGCCGGACGTGCCGTCTTCGGACGCTACCAATATCCAGACGCTGATCCGCCGCGACGGCGACGACTACGTGATCAACGGGCGCAAGTGGTTCATCACCAACGCCTCGCATCCCAACTGCAAACTCCTGATCGTCATGGGCAAGACCGCCCCGGACGCGGAGAGCCATCAGCAGCAGAGCATGATCCTGGTGCCGTTCGACACACCCGGTGTTGAGCTGGTGCGCAATATCCCGGTGATGAACCACATCGCGCCGGAAGGCCACAGTGAGCTCCTGCTGCGCAATGTACGGGTGCCAGCGAGCAACCTGCTGGGCAAGGAGGGCGACGGCTTCATGATGGCTCAGGCGCGTCTCGGGCCTGGGCGCATCCACCACTGCATGCGTTCGATCGGCATGGCCGAGCTGGCGTTGGAGCTGATGGTCGAGCGTTGCCAGGAGCGCAAGGCGTTCGGCAAGTACCTGCAGCAATATTCCAATGTCGCCGACTGGATCGCCGAATCGCGCATCGAGATCGAGCAGGCACGGCTGCTGGTGCTCAAGACCGCCTGGATGATCGACGAGGTCGGTGCCAAGGCGGCGCGCAAGGAGATCTCGATGATCAAGGCGCTGGTGCCGCGCATGCACACCAACGTGGTGGATCGCGCGATCCAGGTCTATGGCGCGATGGGGCTGACGCCGGATACGCCGCTGGCCGACATGTGGACCGGCGGCCGCGCCCTGCGCTTCGCCGACGGCCCTGACCAGGTACATCTGCGCAGCATTGCCAGGATGGAAATCAAGGCCAGCGAGGCCACACGTGGCGCGACGGCCGATTACCTCACGCCGCCCGGGCGGCACTGACAACGATTGCTGCTGGCTGCGCTGCTCTCGCCGTTGCGCGGCCTTTCTCAAGTTTGCGCCATTCCGGTGCATACGCTTGCGTCTCTCCGCTGGTGGCCTAGGCTGGTCACTGCAACGCCGTGTTCGTTCCGTGTCATGGATTCTTTGACATGGAACAACGAAAGTGCCCGCCGGGCGCGTCCTTGATTGCAGTCAAGGGGAGTCGCGCCACCGCTCCCCTACCATGCAGGCCATATCAACGGCACAAGCAGGTAATGAGATGGCTCCCCGCGAGTTCTGGCTGGCTGGTGCGTTAGGTGCCTGGGCCAAGAGCCTTGTCATACTTTTAACCCTGACTGTTTGCGCACTGCCGTCGCAGGCCAAGGAATACGAGGCCGAGCGCCAGCGCATCGAGCAGTTCTTTCCCGATGCCCAGAGCATTTCCGAGCCCGAGGGCGACTATCAGGTTCGCACGCTGCGCAAGGGCGACGAGGTGCTGGGCTACGCCTTCCAGAGCATCAACGTCACCAAGATCCCGGCCTACTCCGGCAAGCCGATCAACATGCAGGTGCTGCTCGATCCGCAGGGCGTAATCCGCGATGCCTATGTGCTCGAGCACCACGAGCCGATCCTGCTGATCGGCATCCCCGAGCAGAAGCTGCACGATTTCAACGCCAAGTACGAAGGCATCAAGGCGGACCGGCGCGTAGTGGTCGGCCGCTCCAAGGACAGCAACGCGGTGACCATCGACGCCGTGACCGGTGCCACGGTGACGGTGATGGTGGTCAACGAGGTGGTCATGCGCGCCGCCCATGAAGTGGCGGTATCGCTGGGCCTGATCGAGGCCGGCGACAGCGCGCGACCTAAGCCTGCCAGCGTCCGCCAGGACCTGTTCCAGCCTGCCGACTGGACCGAATTGACCGGCAGTGGCGCTATCCGTCGTTTGCACCTGACCCGCGGGCAGATCGACGAGGCATTCAAGGGCACCGAAGCCGAAGGCATCGACGAGGCCACGGCGCAAACCGCCAACGACACCTTCATCGACCTCTACGCGACCCACCTGAACCCGCCGACCATCGGCCGCAATCTGCTAGGTGAAAACCAGTACCGCTTTCTGATGGAAGAGCTCAAACCCGGCGAGCAGGCCATCGCAGTACTGGGCAGCGGCGAGTATTCGTTCAAGGGCTCGGGTTACGTGCGCGGCGGCATTTTCGATCGGATGCAGCTGCGCCAATTCGGCGACATCATCAGTTTCCGTGATCTCGACTTCCAGCGGCTCAACGACATCTACCTCGACGGCGCGCCGCGCTTCAGCGAGATGGCGATCTTCATCATTCGTGCGCAAGCGGCGTTCGACCCAGGCTCACCCTGGACGCTGGAACTGCTGGTGCGTCGCCAGACCGGCCCGGTCAGTGGCATGTTCACCAGCTTCGAGCTGCCTTATCAGATGCTCGAGGATTACATCGAGCGTCCGCAGCCAACTGCCGAGGAACTGGCTGCGATCGAGGAAGCCAACCGGCCGATGTGGGTCAACATCTGGTACCAGAAGTCCTTCCAGATCGGCGTGATCCTCGCGGCGCTTGGTCTGCTGACCGTGATTCTGTTCCTGCAGGACAAATTCACCCAGCAACCGAAATTCCTCCACTGGCTGCGCCGCGGCTACCTGGTGTTCACCGTCGGGTTCATCGGCTGGTATGCGCTGGGCCAGCTGTCTGTGGTCAACGTGCTGACCTTCGTTCATGCGTTGTTTCAGGACTTCCGCTGGGAGCTGTTCCTTTCCGATCCGGTGATTTTCATCATCTGGACCTTCACTGCCGCCAGCATCCTGCTCTGGGGTCGCGGGGTATTCTGCGGCTGGTTGTGCCCGTTCGGTGCCCTGCAGGAGCTGATCAACGAGGCCGCGCGCAAGCTGAAGATTCCGCAGTACGAGCTGCCGTTCGCCGTGCACGAGCGGCTCTGGGCGATCAAGTACATTGTCCTGCTGGTGCTGTTCGGCCTCTCCCTCGAGTCGATGATGATGGCCGAGAAGGCCGCCGAGGTTGAGCCCTTCAAGACCGCCATCACCCTCAAGTTCGACCGCCAGTGGTGGTTCGTCGCCTACGCGGTGTTCCTGCTGGTGATCAATATCTTCACCCGCAAGGTGTACTGCCGCTACGTCTGCCCGCTGGGCGCGGCGCTGGCGATTCCGACCAAGTTGCGTCTGTTCGACTGGCTCAAGCGCCGCAAGGAGTGTGGCGATCCGTGCCAGCTCTGCGCCAAGGAATGCGAGATCCAGGCGATCCATCCGGACGGCCGCATCAATGCCAACGAGTGCCACTACTGTCTCGACTGCCAGATGACTTATCACAACGAGAACAAGTGTCCGCCGCTGGTGAACAAGAACAAGCGCAACAAGCGCGGCAAGAAAGCACCGGCATCCGCCGAGCTGATTCCCGTGGTGCAAGTGGTGGAACCCTGAGCCGTCGCCGTTGGCGAGGTGCTCGATCGTTGTGTTGAAGCAGATGTCCCAAAGGAGCAAAACCCCATGAGCGACAAGAGCAAGAACAACCCCGAGGCGCTGGAAAAAGGCGGCATGAGCCGTCGCGGCTTCCTCGGCGCCAGCGCCGTTACCGGCGCGGCTGTAGCGGCCACTGCCCTGGGCGGCGCAGTGATGACCCGTGAATCCTGGGCCGCAGCGGTCAAGGACGCGCGGCAGAACATCCACGTCGCTCCGGGCGAACTGGATGACTACTACGGTTTCTGGAGCGGCGGCCACCAGGGTGAAGTGCGCGTGCTTGGTATCCCGTCGATGCGCGAGCTGATGCGTATCCCGGTGTTCAACGTCGATTCCGCCAGCGGCTGGGGCCTGACCAACGAAAGCCGCGCGATCATGGGCGACAGTGCCAAGTTCCTCAACGGCGACTGCCACCACCCGCACATCTCCATGACTGACGGCAAGTACGACGGCAAGTACCTGTTCATCAACGACAAGGCCAACACCCGCGTCGCCCGTATCCGTCTGGATATCATGAAGTGCGACAAGATGATCACCGTGCCGAACTGCCAGGCCATCCACGGCCTGCGCCTGCAGAAGGTGCCACACACCAAATACGTATTCGCCAACGCCGAATTCGTCATCCCGCACCCGAACGACGGCAAGATCTTCGATCTGCAGGATGAGAACAGCTACACCATGTACAACGTCATCGACGCCGAGAAGATGGAGATGGCCTTCCAGATCATCGTCGACGGCAACCTCGATAACACCGACGCCGATTACACCGGCCGCTTCACCGCAGCCACCTGCTACAACTCGGAAAAGGCCTACGACCTCGGCGGCATGATGCGCAACGAGCGCGACTGGGTCGTGGTATTCGACATCGTGGCTGCAGAAGCTGCGGTCAAGGCCGGCAAGTTCATCACTCTCGGCGACTCCAAGGTGCCGGTGCTCGACGGCCGCAAGAAGGCCGAGAAGGACAGCCAGTTCACCCGCTACATCCCGGTACCGAAGAACCCGCACGGCCTGAACACTTCGTCCGACGGCAAGTACTTCATCGCCAACGGCAAGCTGTCCCCTACCGTGTCGATGATCGAAATCGCCAAGTTGCCTGATCTGTTCGCCGACAAGCTGAAGGACCCGCGCGACACCATCGCTGCCGAAGTGGAACTGGGCCTCGGCCCGCTGCACACCACCTTCGACGGTCGCGGCAACGCCTACACCACCGTGTTCATCGACAGCCAGGTGGTGAAGTGGAACATGGCCGATGCGGTTCGCGCCTACAACGGCGAGAAGGTCAACTACATCAAGCAGAAGCTGGACGTGCATTACCAGCCTGGCCACATCCATGCCTCGCTGTGCGAAACCAGCGAAGCCGACGGCAAGTGGCTGGTGGCGCTGTGCAAGTTCAGCAAGGACCGCTTCCTGCCGACCGGCCCGCTGCATCCGGAGAACGATCAGCTGATCGACATTTCCGGCGAGGAAATGAAGCTGGTGCACGATGGCCCGACTTATGCCGAGCCGCACGACTGCATCATGGCCCGTCGCGACCAGATCAAGACCAAGAAGATCTGGGACCGCAACGACCCGTTCTTCGCCCCCACCGTGGAAATGGCGAAGAAGGACGGCATCAACCTGGACGCCGACAACAAGGTCATCCGTGACGGCAACAAGGTGCGCGTCTATATGACCTCCATGGCGCCGGCGTTCGGCGTGCAGGAATTCACCGTCAAGCAGGGCGATGAAGTTACCGTGACCATCACCAACATCGACCAGATCGAGGACGTGTCCCACGGTTTCGTCATGGTCAACCATGGTGCGAGCATGGAGATCAGCCCGCAGCAGACCTCTTCCATTACCTTCGTCGCTGACAAGCCCGGCCTGCACTGGTACTACTGCAGCTGGTTCTGCCACGCGCTGCACATGGAAATGGTCGGCCGCATGCTGGTCGAGCCCGCTTAAGCTGTACGAACCATCGCCCGTCAGCAGGCGGGTGATGGTGCAACGATTGCGCGCAGAACCTCGGTGTATCGCCGGGGTTCCAGCGGCAGGATTCACCCGCCTGGAAGCTGAAGAAGGTCAAACGCAGTGTTCAAAGCTCAGGCTACGTTTTCGCTTTACTCGGCAGCAGTCACGCTGCTGCTCCTATTGAGTGGCACTGCCCAGGCGGCGCCGCAATCGATCACAACCCTGCCGCTGCAGCCCGACGGTGAAAACCGCTGGCGGCTACCTGCCGGGGAATATCAGGGTCAGTTCACCATCGAGCAGACCCTGCAGTTGCATTGCGAGCCGGGGGCGATCATCCGGTCAGAGGGGCAGGGCAGCAGCCTCGTTATCAGCGCACCCGACGTCGTCGTCGACGGTTGTACGCTGCGCGAGTGGGGCGCCAATCTGACCGCTATGGATTCGGCGATTTTCATCCTGCCGGCCGCCGGGCGCGCGTTGATCAGCAACAACCGCATGCATGGCCCCGGATTCGGCGTGTTTGTCGATGGCGCCAGCGACGTGCAGGTGACCGGCAACACAATCGACGGTGAGCCGAGCGTTCGCTCGCAGGACCGCGGCAACGGTATCCATCTGTTCGCGGTGAAAGGTGCGCGGGTTATCGGTAACCAGGTGCGCAATGCCCGCGACGGTATCTACATCGACACCTCCAACGGCAATCACCTGGAAGCCAATGTCCTCGAGGATCTGCGTTACGGCGTGCATTACATGTTCGCTAATGACAACAGCGTGATCGACAACATCACCCGGCGTACCCGCACCGGTTATGCCCTGATGCAGAGCCGCAAGCTGACCGTGATCGGCAACCGTTCCGAGCGGGACCAGAACTACGGCATCCTGATGAACTACATCACCTACTCGACGATCAAGGGCAACTTCGTCAGTGACGTGCAGCGTGGCGACACGGGCGGCGACAGCATGATCAGCGGTGGCGAGGGCAAGGCCCTGTTCATCTACAACTCGCTGTTCAACACCATCGAAAACAACCACTTCGAGAAAAGCTCGCTGGGCATCCATCTGACCGCGGGCTCGGAAGACAACCGCATTTCCGGTAACGCCTTCGTCGCCAATCAGCAGCAGGTCAAGTACGTCGCCAGTCGCACCCAGGAATGGTCGGTGGACGGCCGTGGCAACTACTGGAGCGATTACCTGGGCTGGGACCGCAATGACGACGGTCTTGGCGATGTCGCCTACGAACCCAACGACAACGTTGATCGCCTGCTCTGGCTCTACCCGCAGGTGCGTCTGTTGATGAACAGCCCGAGCATCGAAGTGCTGCGCTGGGTGCAGCGGGCCTTCCCGGTGGTCAAGTCGCCGGGCGTGCAGGACAGCCATCCGCTGATGAAGCTGCCCACTGAAAAACTCCTAACCGAAAAGCAGGAACCAACGTCATGAACGCCGTCGAGATCCAGGGCGTAAGCCAGCGTTACGGCAGCATGACCGTGCTGCACGATCTGAATCTGAACCTCGGTGAAGGCGAGGTGCTGGGGCTGTTCGGCCATAACGGCGCGGGCAAGACCACCAGCATGAAACTGATTCTCGGCCTGCTTTCGCCGAGCGAAGGCCGGGTCAAAGTGCTCGGCCGCGCGCCAAACGATCCGCAGGTGCGCCGCCAGCTTGGCTATCTGCCAGAGAACGTCACCTTCTACCCGCAGTTGAGTGGTCGCGAAACCCTGCGCCACTTCGCCCGGCTGAAGGGCGCGGCTGTGGCTCAGGTGGATGAACTGCTCGAACAGGTCGGCTTGGCGCACGCTGCCGATCGCCGGGTGAAAACCTATTCCAAGGGCATGCGCCAGCGCCTCGGGCTGGCCCAGGCACTGCTTGGCGAGCCGCGCCTGCTGCTGCTCGACGAGCCGACGGTGGGCCTCGATCCGATTGCCACGCAAGATCTGTACTTGCTGATTGATCGCCTGCGCCAGCGCGGCACCAGCATCATTCTCTGCTCCCACGTGCTGCCTGGCGTCGAAGCGCATATCAACCGTGCGGCAATCCTCGCCAAGGGCAGCTTGCAGGCGGTCGGCAGCCTGACGCAGCTGCGTGCCGAAGCCGGTCTGCCGGTGCGTATCCGCGCCAGCGGTGTCCGCGAGCGTGATAGCTGGTTGCAGCGCTGGAGCGCCGCCGGGCACAGCGCCCGTGGTCTCAGTGAATCGAGCCTGGAGGTGGTGGCGGTAAACGGCCATAAGCTGGTGTTGCTGCGTGAACTGCTCGGCGAAAGCGAGCCGGAAGACATCGAGATCCATCAGCCGTCGCTGGAAGACCTTTATCGCTTTTACATGGAGCGCGCCGGCGACGTGCGCGCTCAGGAGGGTCGCGTATGAACCAGGTATGGAACATCGCCCGCAAGGAATTCAGTGATGGCCTGCGCAACCGCTGGCTGCTCGCCATCAGCCTGCTTTTCGCCGTGCTGGCGGTTGGCATCGCCTGGCTCGGCGCCGCGGCTTCCGGCCAGCTTGGCTTCACCTCGATTCCGGCGACCATCGCCAGCCTGGCCAGCCTGGCCACGTTCCTGATGCCGCTGATCGCTCTGCTTCTGGCTTACGACGCCATCGTCGGTGAGGACGAGGGCGGCACCTTGATGCTGCTGTTGACCTATCCGCTGGGCCGCGGGCAGATCTTGCTCGGCAAGTTCGTCGGCCACGGGCTGATCCTCGCCCTGGCGGTACTGATCGGCTTCGGTTGTGCGGCGCTGGCCATTGCCCTGCTGGTCGACGGTGTCGAACTCGGCCTGCTGCTCTGGGCGTTCGGCCGTTTCATGATCTCCTCGACACTGCTTGGCTGGGTATTCCTCGCTTTCGCCTACGTGCTCAGCGGCAAGGTCAGCGAGAAGTCGAGCGCGGCCGGACTGGCGCTCGGCGTGTGGTTTCTCTTCGTGCTGGTGTTCGACTTGGTGCTGCTGGCGCTGCTGGTGCTCAGTGAAGGCAAGTTCAATCCCGAGCTGCTGCCCTGGTTACTGCTGCTCAACCCCACCGACATCTACCGGCTGATCAATCTATCCGGCTTCGAGGGCAGTGGCAGCGCCATGGGCGTACTCTCGCTCGGCGCTGACCTGCCGGTGCCGGCATCGGTACTCTGGCTGTGCCTGCTGGCGTGGATCGGGGCGTCGCTGCTGCTCGCGTACGGCATCTTCCGCCGCCGCCTGACCTGATACTCACGAATCGAGGAATACCTGCATGAACGCTTTGTATCGCATCGGTGCCGGCACCCTGTTCGCCGCATTGCTCGCTTTCGGCCTGAGCGGCTGTGAAGAGAAGCAAGAGGCTCAGCAATCGCTCGAGCCGGTGGCGTTTCATGCTGAAGACGAATGCCACGTCTGCGGCATGGTCATCAGCGACTTCCCAGGCCCCAAGGGGCAAGCAGTGGAGAAGGGCGGGGTGAAGAAGTTCTGCTCCACCGCCGAGATGCTCGGCTGGTGGCTGCAACCGGAGAACCGGCTGCTCAACGCCAAGTTGTATGTGCATGACATGGGTCGCAGCGTTTGGGAGCACCCGGACGATGGTCATCTGATCGACGCAACCAGCGCCTACTATGTGGTCGGCACATCGCTCAAGGGCGCCATGGGCGCGTCGCTGGCAAGCTTCGCCCAGGAGCAGGACGCGCTGCGTCTGGCCGAGGAGCATGGCGGTCGCGTACTGCGCTTCGACCAGATCGACCAGGCGCTGCTGCAGGAGGCAGCCAGCATGCAGCACGGCAGCATGCACGACCACAGGCCCGGCGCTTCGCACCAGGGGCATTGAAGCGATTCAGTAACCGCAACCAGTCTTTCGACACATCCCGAGGTAAGCACAAATGATGGGTATCAGCATCTGGCAACTTCTGATCATTCTTCTGATCGTGGTCATGCTGTTCGGCACCAAGCGCCTGCGTGGCCTGGGCTCCGATCTGGGCAGCGCGATCAGCGGTTTTCGCAAATCGGTGAGTGAGGGCGAAACCACGGCCCAGGCCGAAGCGGTGAAGCAGGAACTCAAGTAGTCACGCCTCGATCTGCCGTGACCATGGCCCGGCATCTGAACTGACGACGGCGGGCGTAATCGCGATGCCCGCCGGGTTCATCCGCGACTTCCTCGCCTCCTCAACCGGCAATGCTGCTGCGCACCGCAACGGTGCGCTTATGCGCGCCCCCTGCGCGCCAATCGTCACTTTTCCGTCGCCTCGGAAAAAAGCTGATTGCAATCAAGTCTGCCGAGGGCACCTACCCTGTAGAAAGTAATCCTGGCTCCCAGATTCGGGAGCGGTCATCTAGTCCGGCGCGTAGTGATTGTCGCAGCCGGGCACAGAACGTCTGGAGGCCCTTCCGTGCAAGTTATCGATCGGCGAAAAGCCCTGAGTATCGCGCCCATCTGGCGACTCGCGTTTCGCCCGTTCTTTCTCGCCGGCGCCGTTTACGCGCTGCTGGCGATTCCGCTCTGGGTAGCGACCTGGACCGGCCACTGGCCGGGTTTTCAGCCCACCGGAGGCTGGCTGGCCTGGCACCGCCACGAAATGCTGTTCGGTTTCGCCATGGCGATCGTTGCCGGCTTTCTGCTCACCGCGGTGCAGACCTGGACCGGCCAAACGGCGCCATCGGGCAATCGCCTGGTAGGCCTGGCGGCGGTCTGGTTGGCGGCTCGTCTGGGTTGGCTGTTCGGCCTGCCCGCCGAGTGGCTGGCGCCACTCGACCTGCTGTTTCTGCTGGTGCTGGTGTGGATGATGGCGCGGATGCTCTGGGCGGTGCGGCAGAAGCGCAACTACCCGATCGTGGTGGTGCTTTCCCTGATGCTCGGCGCCGATGTTCTGATTCTCACAGGCCTGGTGCAGGGCAACGACGCTCTGCAGCGCCAGGGCGTGCTGGCCGGCTTGTGGCTGGTCGCGGCGTTGATGGCGCTGATTGGCGGCCGGGTTATTCCATTCTTCACCCAGCGTGGACTGGGCAAGGTCGAGGCCGTCAAACCCTGGGTCTGGCTGGACATCGCCTTGCTGGTGGGCACCGGTGTGATCGCCTTGTTGCATGCCTTCGGCGTCGCGATGCAGCCGCACCCGGCGCTAGGCGCGCTGTTTGTCGCAATTGGTGTTGGCCATCTGCTGCGCCTGGCGCGCTGGTACGACCACGGCATCTGGAAAGTCGGGCTGCTCTGGTCACTGCATATGGCGATGCTCTGGCTGGTGGTTGCTGCGTTCGGTCTGGCGCTCTGGCATTTCGGTCTGCTGGCGCAATCCAGCCCGTCGCTGCACGCACTGAGTGTGGGCTCCATGAGCGGGCTGATTCTGGCGATGATTGCGCGGGTGACCCTCGGCCATACGGGCCGGCCGTTACAGCTGCCGGCCGGGATTATCGGCGCTTTCTTGCTGTTCAACCTGGGCACAGCGGCGCGGGTGTTCCTCTCCGTCGCCTGGCCGGTAGGTGGTCTGTGGCTGGCT
This region includes:
- a CDS encoding nitrous oxide reductase accessory protein NosL, encoding MNALYRIGAGTLFAALLAFGLSGCEEKQEAQQSLEPVAFHAEDECHVCGMVISDFPGPKGQAVEKGGVKKFCSTAEMLGWWLQPENRLLNAKLYVHDMGRSVWEHPDDGHLIDATSAYYVVGTSLKGAMGASLASFAQEQDALRLAEEHGGRVLRFDQIDQALLQEAASMQHGSMHDHRPGASHQGH
- a CDS encoding ABC transporter permease gives rise to the protein MNQVWNIARKEFSDGLRNRWLLAISLLFAVLAVGIAWLGAAASGQLGFTSIPATIASLASLATFLMPLIALLLAYDAIVGEDEGGTLMLLLTYPLGRGQILLGKFVGHGLILALAVLIGFGCAALAIALLVDGVELGLLLWAFGRFMISSTLLGWVFLAFAYVLSGKVSEKSSAAGLALGVWFLFVLVFDLVLLALLVLSEGKFNPELLPWLLLLNPTDIYRLINLSGFEGSGSAMGVLSLGADLPVPASVLWLCLLAWIGASLLLAYGIFRRRLT
- a CDS encoding ABC transporter ATP-binding protein; protein product: MNAVEIQGVSQRYGSMTVLHDLNLNLGEGEVLGLFGHNGAGKTTSMKLILGLLSPSEGRVKVLGRAPNDPQVRRQLGYLPENVTFYPQLSGRETLRHFARLKGAAVAQVDELLEQVGLAHAADRRVKTYSKGMRQRLGLAQALLGEPRLLLLDEPTVGLDPIATQDLYLLIDRLRQRGTSIILCSHVLPGVEAHINRAAILAKGSLQAVGSLTQLRAEAGLPVRIRASGVRERDSWLQRWSAAGHSARGLSESSLEVVAVNGHKLVLLRELLGESEPEDIEIHQPSLEDLYRFYMERAGDVRAQEGRV
- a CDS encoding NnrS family protein — encoded protein: MQVIDRRKALSIAPIWRLAFRPFFLAGAVYALLAIPLWVATWTGHWPGFQPTGGWLAWHRHEMLFGFAMAIVAGFLLTAVQTWTGQTAPSGNRLVGLAAVWLAARLGWLFGLPAEWLAPLDLLFLLVLVWMMARMLWAVRQKRNYPIVVVLSLMLGADVLILTGLVQGNDALQRQGVLAGLWLVAALMALIGGRVIPFFTQRGLGKVEAVKPWVWLDIALLVGTGVIALLHAFGVAMQPHPALGALFVAIGVGHLLRLARWYDHGIWKVGLLWSLHMAMLWLVVAAFGLALWHFGLLAQSSPSLHALSVGSMSGLILAMIARVTLGHTGRPLQLPAGIIGAFLLFNLGTAARVFLSVAWPVGGLWLAAICWTLAFALYVWRYAPMLVAARVDGHPG
- the tatA gene encoding twin-arginine translocase TatA/TatE family subunit, producing MMGISIWQLLIILLIVVMLFGTKRLRGLGSDLGSAISGFRKSVSEGETTAQAEAVKQELK